Proteins encoded together in one Streptomyces sp. TLI_171 window:
- a CDS encoding TerD family protein, which produces MTHVMAKGANIPLTAAAVRAVLRWADTPGIPDVDASALLLAGHGKVRTDTDFVFYNQPRHPSGLVRHLPKQAADGEVWDSLEIDLAKLPAEVDKVVLAGSAEGGAFPAVPNLRVLLFDAGAPEGTPALAEFAIDEHEQVTALVAAELYRRAGGWKFRAVGQGYLDGLVALATDFGITVEDDAAAGRSPGADPRLPQQAADADRPQPAPLPVDEDDWTLAPAMPAAARAAEQAPPEPAPEPQAPAAPPPPALPPTVHHAPPTGAQPPVPAPGGYGYPQQPPQQPQHGYGYPQPPAQPQPQAGGYGYPQPAAAGYGYPQQPQQAGYGYPQQQPQQQQPQPPQQAGRPFAMPPQGPQFQPR; this is translated from the coding sequence ATGACGCACGTGATGGCGAAGGGCGCCAATATCCCGCTGACGGCCGCCGCCGTCCGTGCCGTCCTGCGCTGGGCGGACACCCCGGGCATCCCGGACGTGGACGCCTCCGCCCTGCTGCTGGCCGGCCACGGCAAGGTCCGCACGGACACCGACTTCGTGTTCTACAACCAGCCGCGGCACCCGTCCGGCCTGGTCCGGCACCTGCCCAAGCAGGCCGCGGACGGCGAGGTCTGGGACTCCCTGGAGATCGACCTGGCGAAGCTCCCCGCCGAGGTCGACAAGGTGGTGCTGGCCGGGTCCGCGGAGGGCGGCGCGTTCCCCGCGGTGCCGAACCTGCGGGTGCTGCTGTTCGACGCCGGCGCGCCCGAAGGGACGCCCGCGCTGGCCGAGTTCGCGATCGACGAGCACGAGCAGGTGACCGCGCTGGTCGCCGCCGAGCTGTACCGCCGGGCCGGCGGCTGGAAGTTCCGCGCCGTCGGTCAGGGCTACCTGGACGGACTGGTCGCGCTGGCCACCGACTTCGGCATCACCGTCGAGGACGACGCCGCGGCCGGCCGCTCCCCGGGCGCCGACCCGCGCCTGCCGCAGCAGGCCGCCGACGCCGACCGGCCGCAGCCCGCACCGCTCCCCGTCGACGAGGACGACTGGACGCTCGCCCCGGCGATGCCCGCCGCGGCCCGGGCCGCGGAGCAGGCCCCGCCGGAACCGGCCCCCGAGCCGCAGGCGCCCGCCGCCCCGCCGCCGCCCGCGCTGCCGCCGACCGTGCACCACGCGCCGCCCACCGGCGCGCAGCCGCCCGTCCCCGCCCCCGGCGGCTACGGCTACCCGCAACAACCGCCGCAGCAACCGCAGCACGGGTACGGCTACCCCCAGCCCCCGGCCCAGCCGCAGCCGCAGGCCGGCGGCTACGGCTACCCCCAGCCGGCCGCCGCCGGGTACGGGTACCCGCAGCAGCCCCAGCAGGCGGGCTACGGCTACCCGCAGCAGCAGCCGCAGCAGCAGCAACCCCAGCCGCCGCAGCAGGCGGGCCGGCCGTTCGCGATGCCGCCGCAGGGGCCGCAGTTCCAGCCCCGCTGA
- a CDS encoding Tellurium resistance, giving the protein MVSVWEFLKGDRDNFDTGGQFKVTLTKSQPQHAITGSAATTGYLYINLHWSTRNAERPGAGGALRRFFDPRILRPLEPATAGSAPLGVDLDLACMYELTDGTRGVVQPLGRLFGDLTKPPYIKLSGDDVSGAPSGETMHINLEKKDKFKRLLIFVYIYDDTPAFDRTHAVVTIVPQSGPRIEIKLDERAPAARSCAVVLIENDGDGKLTIRREVRYVHGFQSDLDRLYGFGMQWERGYKTPSQPGS; this is encoded by the coding sequence ATGGTCTCGGTGTGGGAGTTCCTGAAAGGGGACCGCGACAACTTCGACACCGGAGGGCAGTTCAAGGTCACGCTGACCAAATCGCAGCCGCAGCACGCCATCACCGGCTCCGCGGCCACCACCGGCTACCTGTACATCAACCTGCACTGGTCGACCCGGAACGCGGAGCGCCCGGGTGCGGGCGGGGCGCTGCGGCGGTTCTTCGACCCGCGGATCCTGCGCCCGCTGGAGCCGGCCACCGCCGGGTCGGCGCCGCTCGGCGTGGACCTCGACCTGGCGTGCATGTACGAACTGACCGACGGCACCCGGGGCGTGGTGCAGCCGCTGGGCCGGCTGTTCGGCGACCTGACCAAGCCGCCGTACATCAAGCTCTCCGGTGACGACGTGTCGGGCGCGCCGTCCGGCGAGACGATGCACATCAACCTGGAGAAGAAGGACAAGTTCAAGCGGCTGCTGATCTTCGTCTACATCTACGACGACACGCCCGCCTTCGACCGCACCCACGCGGTGGTGACCATCGTCCCGCAGAGCGGGCCGCGGATCGAGATCAAGCTGGACGAGCGTGCCCCCGCCGCCCGTTCGTGTGCGGTGGTGCTGATCGAGAACGACGGCGACGGCAAGCTGACGATCCGTCGCGAGGTCCGCTACGTGCACGGCTTCCAGTCCGACCTGGACCGGCTGTACGGCTTCGGCATGCAGTGGGAGCGCGGGTACAAGACCCCCTCCCAGCCCGGGAGTTAG
- a CDS encoding DUF475 domain-containing protein: protein MFLRTFGWSFAITIAGLIAAGLIWGAEGFGVVLILSILEISLSFDNAVVNATVLKRMNAFWQKLFLTVGVLIAVFGMRLVFPLLVVGLTAHLSPGTVIELALDSSKTHDGLTYAQYLEDANPAIAAFGGIFLLMIFLDFIFEEKDFNWLRWLEKPLEKIGKLDALSSVIALVVLALSSRFFAGDRAETVLLAGVCGLATYLAVNGLSEVFESGLEHQQEEEEAAERSGKSIVQVGGKAAFFLFIYLEVLDASFSFDGVVGAFAISQDIFQITLGLGIGAMYIRSLTVFLVRKGTLDDYVYLEHGAHYAIGALALILLASIKFHIPEIVTGLIGVAFIGAALASSMVRNKREQALEGASAES from the coding sequence GTGTTCCTCCGTACGTTCGGATGGTCCTTCGCCATCACGATCGCCGGCCTGATCGCCGCCGGCCTGATCTGGGGGGCCGAAGGATTCGGCGTCGTCCTGATCCTCTCGATCCTCGAGATCTCCCTGTCCTTCGACAACGCCGTCGTCAACGCCACCGTCCTGAAGCGGATGAACGCCTTCTGGCAGAAGCTGTTCCTCACGGTCGGCGTGCTGATCGCGGTGTTCGGCATGCGGCTGGTCTTCCCGCTGCTGGTCGTCGGCCTCACCGCGCACCTCAGCCCCGGGACCGTCATCGAGCTGGCCCTCGACTCCAGCAAGACGCACGACGGCCTCACCTACGCCCAGTACCTGGAGGACGCCAACCCGGCCATCGCGGCCTTCGGCGGCATCTTCCTGCTGATGATCTTCCTCGACTTCATCTTCGAGGAGAAGGACTTCAACTGGCTGCGCTGGCTGGAGAAGCCGCTGGAGAAGATCGGCAAGCTGGACGCGCTCTCCTCGGTCATCGCGCTGGTCGTGCTCGCCCTGTCCTCGCGCTTCTTCGCCGGTGACCGCGCCGAGACGGTGCTGCTGGCCGGTGTCTGCGGCCTCGCCACCTACCTCGCCGTGAACGGCCTCTCCGAGGTCTTCGAGTCCGGCCTGGAGCACCAGCAGGAGGAAGAGGAGGCGGCCGAGCGCAGCGGGAAGTCGATCGTCCAGGTCGGCGGCAAGGCCGCGTTCTTCCTCTTCATCTACCTGGAGGTCCTCGACGCGTCGTTCTCCTTCGACGGCGTGGTCGGCGCGTTCGCGATCTCCCAGGACATCTTCCAGATCACCCTGGGCCTCGGCATCGGCGCGATGTACATCCGTTCGCTGACCGTCTTCCTGGTCCGCAAGGGCACCCTGGACGACTACGTGTACCTGGAGCACGGCGCGCACTACGCGATCGGCGCGCTGGCGCTGATCCTGCTCGCCTCGATCAAGTTCCACATCCCGGAGATCGTCACCGGCCTGATCGGCGTCGCCTTCATCGGTGCGGCCCTCGCCTCGTCGATGGTCCGCAACAAGCGCGAACAGGCGCTCGAAGGTGCGTCGGCGGAAAGCTGA
- a CDS encoding TerD family protein: MSVTLAKGGNVSLTKAAPNLTQVQIGLGWDARSTTGAPFDLDASALLCSSGRVLGDEYFVFYNNLRSPEGSVEHQGDNLTGDGDGDDEVVQVHLDLVPVQIDKVVFAVSIYDADARLQSFGQVSNAYIRVVNLADGSEIARYDLSEDASGETAMIFGELYRYQGEWKFRAVGQGYASGLRGIALDFGVNVQ, encoded by the coding sequence ATGTCCGTCACCCTCGCCAAGGGCGGAAACGTCTCGCTGACCAAGGCCGCCCCGAACCTGACGCAGGTTCAGATCGGCCTCGGCTGGGACGCCCGGTCCACCACCGGCGCGCCCTTCGACCTGGACGCCAGCGCACTGCTGTGCTCCAGCGGTCGGGTCCTCGGCGACGAGTACTTCGTGTTCTACAACAACCTGCGCAGCCCCGAGGGCTCGGTCGAGCACCAGGGCGACAACCTCACCGGTGACGGTGACGGTGACGACGAGGTGGTGCAGGTCCACCTCGACCTCGTGCCGGTGCAGATCGACAAGGTCGTCTTCGCCGTCTCCATCTACGACGCCGACGCCCGGCTGCAGAGCTTCGGGCAGGTCTCCAACGCCTACATCCGGGTGGTCAACCTGGCCGACGGCAGCGAGATCGCGCGCTACGACCTGTCCGAGGACGCGTCCGGCGAGACCGCGATGATCTTCGGCGAGCTGTACCGCTACCAGGGCGAGTGGAAGTTCCGCGCGGTGGGCCAGGGTTACGCCTCCGGCCTGCGCGGGATCGCGCTCGACTTCGGCGTCAACGTTCAGTAA